From the Kitasatospora viridis genome, one window contains:
- a CDS encoding MFS transporter encodes MTSTVRTPLTSPEAVVSTPSSPSVSPAPGSLLRARFSGLGGPFWVVMAGTMMNRLGAMVLPFLVFFLAARHVPTDRIPFVLGALGLGGLFGPVLGGLVTDRLGARAAMVCGMLATAGSQGLLFVAPNLATLALATLALGAGGTLHMPGASSVVAGAAEGERRRVAFGLLHWAINVGTAVAGAIGGFLAEHGYGLLFALDAGTCLAYGALVAAKLPRTPRAGRSVTAGGGYGVVLRDRVMLALLVPVLTGEAVYALTEFTLPLAIRDHGLPPTVYGLAAAVNAVLVVALQPVANLILTRFDRNRLWAFGSALVTAGVALTGTAGSTLGFVLTVAVWSLGEVVASGLYGSMVADLAPADATGRYQGAAGWARGLARFGALLFGSAVYAAFGPPALWWGALTLGLAGSAVAVLIGRRFRTRVS; translated from the coding sequence ATGACCTCCACCGTCCGCACTCCCCTGACCAGCCCCGAAGCCGTCGTCTCGACCCCGTCCAGCCCGTCCGTGAGCCCCGCTCCCGGAAGCCTCCTGCGGGCCCGGTTCTCCGGGCTCGGCGGCCCGTTCTGGGTGGTGATGGCGGGCACCATGATGAACCGGCTCGGCGCCATGGTGCTGCCGTTCCTGGTCTTCTTCCTCGCCGCCCGCCACGTGCCCACCGACCGGATCCCGTTCGTGCTGGGCGCGTTGGGCCTCGGCGGCCTGTTCGGCCCGGTGCTGGGCGGGCTGGTGACCGACCGGCTGGGCGCCCGGGCGGCGATGGTCTGCGGCATGCTCGCCACCGCCGGCAGCCAGGGCCTGCTCTTCGTGGCGCCGAACCTGGCCACCCTCGCGCTGGCCACCCTGGCGCTCGGCGCGGGCGGCACGCTGCACATGCCGGGCGCCTCCTCGGTGGTGGCGGGCGCGGCCGAGGGCGAGCGGCGCCGGGTGGCGTTCGGCCTGCTGCACTGGGCGATCAACGTGGGCACGGCGGTGGCCGGCGCGATCGGCGGCTTCCTGGCCGAGCACGGCTACGGGCTGCTGTTCGCGCTGGACGCGGGCACCTGCCTGGCCTACGGCGCGCTGGTCGCCGCCAAGCTGCCCCGGACGCCGCGGGCCGGACGGTCCGTCACGGCCGGCGGCGGCTACGGCGTGGTGCTGCGCGACCGGGTGATGCTGGCGCTGCTGGTGCCGGTGCTGACCGGCGAGGCGGTGTACGCGCTGACCGAGTTCACCCTGCCGCTGGCGATCCGCGACCACGGCCTGCCGCCGACCGTCTACGGCCTGGCGGCGGCGGTGAACGCGGTGCTGGTGGTGGCGTTGCAGCCGGTCGCCAACCTGATCCTGACCCGGTTCGACCGCAACCGGCTCTGGGCCTTCGGCAGTGCGCTGGTCACCGCGGGCGTGGCGCTGACCGGCACGGCCGGCAGCACGCTGGGCTTCGTGCTCACCGTGGCGGTGTGGAGCCTCGGCGAGGTGGTGGCGAGCGGGCTGTACGGCTCGATGGTGGCCGACCTCGCCCCGGCCGACGCGACCGGCCGCTACCAGGGCGCCGCCGGCTGGGCCCGCGGCCTGGCCCGGTTCGGCGCGCTGCTGTTCGGCTCGGCGGTGTACGCGGCCTTCGGCCCGCCGGCGCTCTGGTGGGGCGCGCTGACGCTGGGTCTGGCGGGCTCCGCGGTGGCCGTGCTGATCGGCCGCCGGTTCCGCACCCGGGTGTCCTGA
- the glnII gene encoding glutamine synthetase: protein MAIKAEYIWIDGTKPTAKLRSKTRVLKNADKIPTWGFDGSSTNQAEGHASDRVLTPVRTYPDPIRGGDNILVLCEVDEIDGTPHPSNTRALLRPVAEQFAAQEPIFGIEQEYTFFKGSRPLGFPEGGFPAPQGGYYCGVGAEEVFGREIVELHLDRCIDAGLAICGINAEVMPGQWEFQIGPVDPLQVSDDMWVARYLLYRTAEEFGIDATLDAKPARGDWNGAGAHTNFSTKAMREGYDAIITACESLGESQEKVMEHVNQYGDDIQSRLTGKHETAPWNVYSYGVSDRGASVRIPWQVEVEQKGYIEDRRPNANVDPYVVTRLLVNTCCTALEKAGQV, encoded by the coding sequence GTGGCAATCAAGGCCGAGTACATCTGGATCGACGGCACCAAGCCGACCGCCAAGCTGCGCTCAAAGACCCGGGTCCTCAAGAACGCCGACAAGATCCCCACCTGGGGCTTCGACGGCTCCTCGACCAACCAGGCCGAGGGCCACGCCTCGGACCGCGTGCTGACCCCGGTCCGCACCTACCCGGACCCGATCCGCGGCGGCGACAACATCCTGGTGCTCTGCGAGGTCGACGAGATCGACGGCACCCCGCACCCGTCGAACACCCGCGCCCTGCTGCGCCCGGTCGCCGAGCAGTTCGCGGCCCAGGAGCCGATCTTCGGCATCGAGCAGGAGTACACCTTCTTCAAGGGCTCGCGCCCGCTCGGCTTCCCCGAGGGCGGCTTCCCGGCCCCGCAGGGCGGCTACTACTGCGGTGTCGGCGCCGAGGAGGTCTTCGGCCGCGAGATCGTCGAGCTGCACCTGGACCGCTGCATCGACGCCGGCCTGGCCATCTGCGGCATCAACGCCGAGGTCATGCCCGGCCAGTGGGAGTTCCAGATCGGCCCGGTGGACCCGCTGCAGGTCTCCGACGACATGTGGGTCGCCCGCTACCTGCTCTACCGCACCGCCGAGGAGTTCGGCATCGACGCCACCCTGGACGCCAAGCCGGCCCGTGGCGACTGGAACGGCGCGGGTGCGCACACCAACTTCTCCACCAAGGCGATGCGCGAGGGCTACGACGCGATCATCACCGCCTGCGAGTCGCTCGGCGAGTCGCAGGAGAAGGTCATGGAGCACGTCAACCAGTACGGTGACGACATCCAGTCCCGCCTCACCGGCAAGCACGAGACCGCCCCGTGGAACGTCTACTCCTACGGCGTCTCGGACCGCGGCGCCTCGGTCCGCATCCCGTGGCAGGTCGAGGTGGAGCAGAAGGGCTACATCGAGGACCGCCGCCCGAACGCCAACGTGGACCCGTACGTGGTGACCCGCCTGCTGGTCAACACCTGCTGCACCGCGCTGGAGAAGGCCGGCCAGGTCTGA
- a CDS encoding uracil-DNA glycosylase has product MAPRPLHEIVEPGWAEALAPVAGRVAAMGEFLRAELAAGRTYLPAGPNVLRAFQQPFAEVRVLIVGQDPYPTPGHAVGLSFSVAPEVRPLPGSLINIYREMGQDLGVPPPSNGDLTPWTQQGVLLLNRALTTAPGKPAAHRGKGWEEVTEQAIRALVARGGPLVAILWGRDARNLRPLLGQVPAIESAHPSPMSASYGFFGSRPFSKANESLVAQGAQPVDWRLP; this is encoded by the coding sequence ATGGCACCGCGTCCGTTGCACGAAATCGTCGAACCCGGCTGGGCCGAGGCCCTGGCCCCGGTGGCCGGGCGGGTCGCCGCGATGGGGGAGTTCCTGCGCGCCGAGCTGGCCGCCGGGCGCACCTACCTGCCCGCCGGGCCGAACGTGCTGCGCGCCTTCCAGCAGCCGTTCGCCGAGGTGCGGGTGCTGATCGTCGGCCAGGACCCCTACCCCACCCCCGGGCACGCCGTGGGGCTGAGCTTCTCGGTGGCGCCCGAGGTGCGGCCGCTGCCCGGCAGCCTGATCAACATCTACCGGGAGATGGGCCAGGATCTCGGGGTGCCGCCGCCGAGCAACGGTGACCTGACGCCGTGGACCCAGCAGGGCGTGCTGCTGCTGAACCGGGCGCTGACCACGGCGCCCGGCAAGCCGGCGGCGCACCGCGGCAAGGGCTGGGAGGAGGTCACCGAGCAGGCGATCCGCGCCCTGGTGGCGCGCGGGGGCCCGCTGGTGGCGATCCTCTGGGGCCGCGACGCCCGCAACCTGCGCCCGCTGCTCGGCCAGGTGCCGGCGATCGAGTCAGCGCACCCGAGCCCGATGTCGGCGAGCTACGGCTTCTTCGGCTCGCGCCCGTTCAGCAAGGCCAACGAGTCGCTGGTGGCCCAGGGGGCCCAGCCGGTGGACTGGCGCCTGCCTTGA
- a CDS encoding amidohydrolase family protein, with translation MTDGAVLHIKGRVLVGPDEVLDELWVVDGRVSLARPAGARDVRTVTGWALPGLVDAHCHVGLDEHGAVDAATSEKQAITDRDAGTLLIRDAGSAADTRWVDDREDLPRIIRAGRHIARTRRYIRNYAHEIEPGDLAAYVVQEARRGDGWVKLVGDWIDRDRGDLAACWPGDALAEAIAAAHAEGARVTAHCFAAESLPDLLAAGIDCVEHATGLTEELIPVFAERGVAIVPTLVNIATFPKLADGGESKFPAWSAHMRRLHENRYRTVGAAHEAGVPIYVGTDAGGSLAHGLVAAEAAELVKAGLTPTEALNAASWGARSWLGRDGLTEGAPADLVVYGADPREDIGVLAAPELVVLRGRPVG, from the coding sequence ATGACGGATGGCGCGGTGCTGCACATCAAGGGACGGGTGCTGGTCGGACCGGACGAGGTCCTCGACGAGCTCTGGGTGGTCGACGGCCGGGTCAGCCTGGCCCGCCCGGCGGGCGCCCGGGACGTCCGCACGGTCACCGGCTGGGCGCTGCCCGGCCTGGTGGACGCGCACTGCCACGTCGGCCTCGACGAGCACGGCGCGGTGGACGCCGCCACCAGCGAGAAGCAGGCGATCACCGACCGGGACGCCGGCACCCTGCTGATCCGCGACGCCGGCTCGGCCGCCGACACCCGCTGGGTGGACGACCGCGAGGACCTGCCGAGGATCATCCGGGCCGGCCGCCACATCGCCCGCACCCGCCGCTACATCCGCAACTACGCGCACGAGATCGAGCCCGGCGACCTCGCCGCCTACGTGGTCCAGGAGGCCCGGCGCGGCGACGGCTGGGTCAAGCTGGTCGGCGACTGGATCGACCGCGACCGCGGCGACCTGGCCGCCTGCTGGCCGGGCGACGCGCTGGCCGAGGCGATCGCGGCGGCGCACGCCGAGGGCGCCCGGGTGACGGCGCACTGCTTCGCGGCCGAGTCGCTGCCCGACCTGCTGGCCGCCGGCATCGACTGCGTGGAGCACGCCACCGGCCTGACCGAGGAGTTGATCCCGGTCTTCGCCGAGCGCGGCGTGGCGATCGTGCCGACCCTGGTCAACATCGCCACCTTCCCGAAGCTGGCCGACGGCGGCGAGTCCAAGTTCCCGGCCTGGTCCGCCCACATGCGCCGGCTGCACGAGAACCGCTACCGCACCGTCGGCGCCGCGCACGAGGCGGGCGTGCCGATCTACGTCGGCACCGACGCCGGCGGCTCGCTGGCGCACGGCCTGGTCGCCGCCGAGGCGGCCGAGCTGGTCAAGGCCGGCCTGACCCCCACCGAGGCGCTGAACGCGGCGAGTTGGGGTGCCCGCTCGTGGCTCGGCCGGGACGGCCTGACCGAGGGGGCGCCGGCCGACCTGGTGGTCTACGGCGCCGACCCGCGCGAGGACATCGGCGTGCTGGCCGCCCCCGAGCTGGTGGTGCTGCGCGGGCGCCCGGTGGGCTGA
- the tmpA gene encoding 2-trimethylaminoethylphosphonate dioxygenase, with protein MPDTLAPRAFWLRDNCPCAECRDPRSGQKLFQITDLPEDLTIAASTEADGALELLWSDGHRSRYPADFLPSPAGPADSAAGPTDDRRTEHGKRLWQAADFAAGIPEADWSAYQADPAERAAVLRAVQRFGFAVLRGVPAEPGRVLAVAETFGFVRRTNYGELFDVRVEPNPNNLAFTSAAIAPHTDNPYRDPVPTLQLLHCLENAAEGGDSALVDGFRAAALLRAEAPADFALLTRTPVPFVFRDRDTELRADRPLIDTDPRGRIREVRFNNRSIERIELPEAELAPFYAAYRRFAEITLRPELQLAFRLGPGDCVVFDNTRLLHARTAFAQQGARHLQGCYADLDGLNSTLAVLDRRAAALDLLQELFEGEGAAEYLGERVTQAEHMLQAAALAQRAGAADELVAAALLHDVGHFTGVVTGRQLMQGQDNRHSDTGADWLAQWFGPAVTEPIRLHVAAKRYLCTVEPAYRAALSEASEYTLQVQGGPFTAAQAADFAALPGAADAVAVRRWDDAAKDPELDVPGFAAYRPLLAALMAR; from the coding sequence ATGCCTGACACCCTTGCCCCCCGCGCCTTCTGGCTGCGGGACAACTGCCCGTGCGCCGAGTGCCGCGACCCGCGCAGCGGCCAGAAGCTGTTCCAGATCACCGACCTGCCCGAGGACCTGACGATCGCCGCGAGCACCGAGGCCGACGGCGCCCTGGAGCTGCTCTGGTCGGACGGCCACCGGTCACGCTACCCGGCCGACTTCCTGCCCAGCCCCGCCGGGCCGGCCGACAGCGCCGCCGGGCCCACCGACGACCGCCGCACCGAGCACGGCAAGCGGCTCTGGCAGGCCGCCGACTTCGCCGCCGGCATCCCCGAGGCCGACTGGTCCGCCTACCAGGCCGACCCCGCCGAGCGGGCCGCCGTGCTGCGGGCCGTGCAGCGGTTCGGCTTCGCCGTGCTGCGCGGGGTGCCGGCCGAGCCGGGCCGGGTGCTCGCGGTGGCCGAGACCTTCGGCTTCGTGCGCCGCACCAACTACGGCGAGCTGTTCGACGTCCGGGTCGAGCCGAACCCCAACAACCTCGCCTTCACCAGCGCCGCGATCGCCCCGCACACCGACAACCCGTACCGCGACCCGGTGCCCACCCTGCAACTGCTGCACTGCCTGGAGAACGCGGCCGAGGGCGGCGACTCCGCGCTGGTGGACGGCTTCCGGGCCGCCGCCCTGCTGCGCGCCGAGGCGCCGGCGGACTTCGCGCTGCTCACCCGCACCCCCGTCCCGTTCGTCTTCCGCGACCGCGACACCGAACTGCGCGCCGACCGGCCGCTGATCGACACCGACCCGCGCGGCCGGATCCGCGAGGTGCGGTTCAACAACCGCTCGATCGAGCGGATCGAGCTGCCCGAGGCCGAGTTGGCGCCGTTCTACGCGGCCTACCGGCGGTTCGCCGAGATCACCCTGCGGCCCGAGCTCCAGCTGGCCTTCCGGCTCGGGCCCGGTGACTGCGTGGTCTTCGACAACACCCGGCTGCTGCACGCCCGCACCGCCTTCGCACAGCAAGGCGCGCGCCACCTCCAGGGCTGCTACGCCGACTTGGACGGGCTGAACTCCACGCTGGCCGTGCTGGACCGGCGCGCCGCCGCGCTGGACCTGTTGCAGGAGCTCTTCGAGGGCGAGGGCGCGGCCGAGTACCTGGGCGAGCGGGTCACCCAGGCCGAGCACATGCTGCAAGCCGCCGCCCTGGCCCAACGGGCTGGCGCCGCTGATGAGTTGGTGGCAGCCGCACTGCTGCACGATGTCGGCCACTTCACGGGCGTGGTGACGGGACGCCAGTTGATGCAGGGCCAGGACAACCGCCACAGCGACACCGGCGCCGACTGGCTGGCCCAGTGGTTCGGCCCGGCGGTCACCGAGCCGATCCGCCTGCACGTGGCCGCCAAGCGCTACCTGTGCACGGTCGAGCCGGCCTACCGGGCGGCGCTCTCCGAGGCCTCCGAGTACACCCTCCAGGTGCAGGGCGGCCCGTTCACCGCCGCGCAGGCCGCCGACTTCGCCGCCCTGCCGGGCGCGGCGGACGCGGTCGCGGTGCGGCGCTGGGACGACGCGGCCAAGGACCCGGAGCTCGACGTGCCGGGCTTCGCCGCCTACCGCCCGCTGCTGGCGGCCCTGATGGCGCGCTAG
- a CDS encoding GntR family transcriptional regulator, translating to MTETFTENAMQQDGADGAEGQEQPGGSVEAGGALYRRVAADLREAITTGAYGEAGRLPAEGALAERYGVSRGTVRQALAVLRADGLVTSRRGTRRVVLGNARVQSFSELLSFTHWARSMGEEPGGRLESLLRRPADAAEREQLRLDPGAEVYVTLRLRTLSDTPVMVERTIYPPHVGVLVAQLPADVVSHTEHLREHGILFTDADHTIDVVTANGDDARLLGCRRGAPLLRERRRTTDPTGRPVEWSQDRYLPGMVAFSVHNSLATSALSRHARADD from the coding sequence GTGACCGAGACCTTCACGGAGAACGCGATGCAGCAGGACGGGGCCGACGGGGCCGAGGGCCAGGAGCAGCCGGGCGGTTCGGTCGAGGCCGGCGGTGCGCTCTACCGCCGGGTCGCCGCCGACCTGCGCGAGGCCATCACCACCGGCGCCTACGGGGAGGCCGGCCGGCTGCCGGCCGAGGGCGCGCTGGCCGAGCGGTACGGGGTGTCCCGCGGCACGGTCCGGCAGGCGCTCGCCGTGCTGCGGGCCGACGGACTGGTCACCTCCCGCCGCGGCACCCGCCGGGTGGTGCTCGGCAACGCCCGGGTGCAGAGCTTCTCCGAACTGCTGAGCTTCACCCACTGGGCCCGCTCGATGGGCGAGGAGCCGGGCGGCCGGCTGGAGTCGCTGCTGCGCCGGCCGGCGGACGCCGCCGAGCGCGAGCAGCTGCGCCTCGACCCCGGCGCCGAGGTCTACGTGACGCTGCGGCTGCGCACCCTCTCGGACACCCCGGTGATGGTCGAGCGGACCATCTACCCGCCCCATGTCGGCGTGCTGGTGGCCCAGTTGCCGGCCGACGTGGTCTCGCACACCGAGCACCTGCGGGAGCACGGGATCCTGTTCACCGACGCCGACCACACCATCGACGTGGTCACCGCCAACGGCGACGACGCCCGGTTGCTCGGCTGCCGCCGCGGCGCCCCGCTGCTGCGCGAGCGCCGCCGCACCACCGACCCGACCGGGCGCCCGGTGGAGTGGTCCCAGGACCGCTACCTGCCCGGCATGGTGGCCTTCAGCGTGCACAACTCCCTTGCCACCTCGGCGCTCTCCCGGCACGCCAGGGCCGACGACTAG
- a CDS encoding ABC transporter substrate-binding protein yields MTVPRARAAAFAAVLTAAALSLTACGSASSSSATTANGKSAKTAASAADFGGMDALVAAAKKEGNLHVITLPRDWANYGTLMDNFTKKYGIKIEDENPDGSSQDELNAITSRKGQDRAPDVVDVGSAFAISGDQQGLFAPYKVATWDQIPASMKAADSTSYNDYGGYVSIGCNPQRVNPCPKTFADLLNPAYKGQVALNGNPTKANAALSAVWAASLANGGSLDNIQPGIDFFGKLKQVGNFNPVEATSSTVENGETPITIDWSYLNTGYTDKLAPKGITWQVSIPSDGSFAQYYNQAINKDAPHPAAARLWEEYLYSAEGQNGFLGGYATPAEFDAMKSANTLDASLVSKLPPITNPFTTFPTQAQQDAAKAAVTSNWAKAIGG; encoded by the coding sequence GTGACCGTGCCCCGCGCCCGTGCCGCCGCCTTCGCGGCTGTACTGACCGCCGCCGCGCTCTCCCTCACCGCCTGTGGTTCCGCGAGCTCGTCGTCGGCCACCACGGCCAACGGCAAGTCCGCCAAGACCGCAGCCTCGGCCGCCGACTTCGGCGGCATGGACGCGCTGGTCGCGGCCGCGAAGAAGGAGGGCAACCTCCACGTCATCACCCTGCCGCGCGACTGGGCGAACTACGGCACGCTGATGGACAACTTCACCAAGAAGTACGGCATCAAGATCGAGGACGAGAACCCGGACGGCTCCAGCCAGGACGAGCTCAACGCGATCACCTCCCGCAAGGGCCAGGACCGCGCCCCCGACGTCGTCGACGTGGGCTCCGCCTTCGCCATCTCCGGTGACCAGCAGGGCCTGTTCGCCCCGTACAAGGTCGCGACCTGGGACCAGATCCCGGCGTCGATGAAGGCCGCGGACTCGACCTCCTACAACGACTACGGCGGCTACGTCTCGATCGGCTGCAACCCGCAGCGGGTCAACCCGTGCCCGAAGACCTTCGCCGACCTGCTGAACCCGGCCTACAAGGGCCAGGTCGCGCTGAACGGCAACCCGACCAAGGCCAACGCCGCGCTCAGCGCGGTCTGGGCGGCCTCGCTGGCCAACGGCGGCTCGCTGGACAACATCCAGCCCGGCATCGACTTCTTCGGCAAGCTGAAGCAGGTCGGCAACTTCAACCCGGTCGAGGCCACCTCCTCCACGGTCGAGAACGGTGAGACCCCGATCACCATCGACTGGTCGTACCTGAACACCGGCTACACCGACAAGCTGGCCCCCAAGGGCATCACCTGGCAGGTCTCGATCCCGTCGGACGGCAGCTTCGCCCAGTACTACAACCAGGCGATCAACAAGGACGCGCCGCACCCGGCCGCCGCCCGCCTGTGGGAGGAGTACCTGTACAGCGCGGAGGGCCAGAACGGCTTCCTCGGCGGCTACGCCACCCCGGCCGAGTTCGACGCCATGAAGTCCGCCAACACCCTGGACGCCAGCCTGGTCTCCAAGCTGCCGCCCATCACCAACCCCTTCACCACCTTCCCGACCCAGGCCCAGCAGGACGCCGCCAAGGCCGCGGTGACCTCCAACTGGGCGAAGGCCATCGGGGGCTGA
- a CDS encoding ABC transporter permease — protein MTTAPTPVPSSAAVDTNGGGGTPGTATPASPAAPTATRRRGRSRTWLGALPLLVFFAVGFGLPAVAIAIGAFTTSSDAPGGGGTFTFSNLTDSLQGAYWTALLGSIKLSALTALIGTVIGLPLAQAVATSRFRIFRDMVTSGSGVLANFGGVPLAFMFVATLGNAGEVTTSLGLKKYGWSLYTFDGLAVVYLYFLIPLMILTITPALEGLRVQWREAASNNGATNFQYWRYVALPVLLPSLLGGYVLLFGASFAAYATAEAMVGSSIPLISMQIGDALSGNVLVGQGNLALALGLDMIVVACLVMAIYLPLQRRSAKWLS, from the coding sequence ATGACTACGGCTCCCACCCCGGTGCCGTCCTCCGCCGCCGTTGACACCAACGGCGGCGGGGGTACCCCCGGTACCGCAACTCCCGCTTCCCCGGCCGCCCCCACGGCCACCCGCCGCCGCGGCCGCAGCCGCACCTGGCTCGGCGCGCTGCCGCTGCTGGTCTTCTTCGCCGTCGGCTTCGGCCTGCCGGCCGTGGCGATCGCCATCGGCGCGTTCACCACCTCCTCCGACGCCCCGGGCGGCGGGGGCACCTTCACGTTCTCCAACCTGACCGACTCGCTGCAGGGCGCCTACTGGACCGCGCTGCTCGGCTCGATCAAGCTCTCCGCGCTGACCGCGCTGATCGGCACCGTGATCGGCCTGCCGCTCGCCCAGGCCGTGGCCACCTCGCGGTTCCGGATCTTCCGCGACATGGTGACCTCCGGCTCCGGCGTGCTGGCCAACTTCGGCGGCGTGCCGCTGGCCTTCATGTTCGTCGCCACCCTCGGCAACGCCGGCGAGGTCACCACCAGCCTCGGGCTGAAGAAGTACGGATGGAGCCTGTACACCTTCGACGGCCTGGCGGTCGTCTACCTGTACTTCCTCATCCCGCTGATGATCCTCACCATCACCCCGGCCCTGGAGGGCCTGCGGGTGCAGTGGCGCGAGGCGGCCTCCAACAACGGCGCGACGAACTTCCAGTACTGGCGGTACGTGGCGCTGCCGGTACTGCTGCCCTCGCTGCTCGGCGGCTACGTGCTGCTGTTCGGCGCCTCGTTCGCCGCGTACGCCACCGCCGAGGCCATGGTCGGCAGCTCGATCCCGCTGATCTCGATGCAGATCGGCGACGCGCTCTCCGGCAACGTGCTGGTCGGCCAGGGCAACCTGGCGCTGGCCCTCGGCCTCGACATGATCGTGGTCGCCTGCCTGGTGATGGCGATCTACCTGCCCCTCCAGCGCCGGAGTGCCAAGTGGCTCAGCTGA